Proteins encoded by one window of Gouania willdenowi chromosome 4, fGouWil2.1, whole genome shotgun sequence:
- the LOC114462520 gene encoding G-protein-signaling modulator 2-like: MNGMESSCLDLALEGERLCKAGNYRAGVSFFESAIQVGTEDLQILSAIYSQLGNAYFHLQDYNKALEYHRHDLTLTRTIGDEVGEAKASGNLGNTLKLLGRYSEAVVCCQRHLEITRAIYDKVGQARALYNFGNVYHAKAKGICWSGVEPGDFPEEARIALRKAAHYYEANLALVKEIGDHAGLGRTYGNLGNTYYLLGDFEAAVVAHEQRLLIAKEFGDRSAERRAHCNLGNAHIFLGQFEVAAGHYKRTLQLARLLKDRAVEAQACYSLGNTYTLLQDFERAIDYHLKHLVIAQDLNDRVGEGRAYWSLGNAHTALGSHEQAMYFAEKHLEIAKETGDKSGEVTARMNLSDLRLVVGLKSNSSFFRNINPNSSALGVTYQGFPNLSGASSPSANRRSAENLERNSSSEKSQSEGSPAHPDWEEEVFPGSSKSNTLKASTKLFLFHRLKSRKSKNNKSSAKEEHEDSTENTDPELDVPASPKTGSRDTIGEDGFFDLLSRFQGNRMDDQRCTLDGHGHFPTLPSPSSSSPVAESQSFLEPETPLQDPGHFLELLASSQARRLDDQRVSLSHFPGLRLSTSNPPLTPSTSSTDQAPSQAPTSSTDVPHTPSLYACLEASTEQPEGDDVFFDMLVKCQGSRLNDQRCAAPSSTKGPTVPDEDFFSLILRSQSNRMEEQRVPPPPVLAQSKPD; encoded by the exons GATGGAGTCGTCGTGTTTGGACCTGGCTCTGGAGGGCGAGCGGCTCTGCAAGGCGGGAAACTATCGCGCGGGTGTATCTTTCTTCGAGTCGGCCATCCAGGTAGGAACGGAGGACCTCCAGATCCTCAGTGCCATCTACAGCCAGCTGGGAAACGCTTATTTTCACCTGCAAGACTACAACAAAGCCTTGGAGTATCATCGGCATGACCTCACACTCACCAG AACTATCGGTGATGAGGTTGGTGAGGCCAAAGCCAGTGGAAACCTGGGAaacacattaaagctgctgggtCGATACAGTGAAGCTGTGGTTTGCTGCCAAAGACATTTGGAAATCACCAGAGCCATATACGACAAG GTTGGGCAGGCTCGAGCGCTGTATAATTTTGGAAATGTTTACCACGCCAAGGCGAAGGGCATCTGTTGGAGTGGAGTGGAGCCAGGAGATTTTCCAGAGGAGGCACGGATCGCCCTGAGGAAGGCGGCACACTACTACGA AGCTAACCTGGCCCTGGTAAAGGAGATCGGGGATCACGCAGGCCTGGGTCGAACCTATGGAAACTTGGGGAACACCTATTATCTTCTGGGGGATTTTGAAGCCGCAGTCGTTGCACACGAACAG CGGCTTCTCATTGCCAAAGAATTCGGAGATCGGTCGGCTGAAAGACGGGCCCACTGCAACCTTGGCAACGCACACATCTTCCTGGGCCAATTTGAAGTAGCAGCTGGTCATTATAA GAGGACTCTGCAGCTGGCCAGGCTGTTAAAGGACCGAGCAGTGGAGGCTCAGGCCTGTTACAGTCTGGGCAACACCTACACGCTCCTGCAGGACTTTGAGAGAGCCATTGATTATCACCTCAAACATTTGGTCATCGCCCAGGACCTCAACGACCG CGTCGGTGAAGGAAGAGCGTACTGGAGTCTAGGAAATGCCCACACTGCCCTGGGGAGTCATGAGCAGGCCATGTACTTTGCGGAGAAACATCTGGAAATAGCcaaagag ACTGGAGATAAAAGTGGAGAAGTCACTGCCAGGATGAATCTATCTGACCTGCGTCTCGTTGTTGGTTTAAAGTCCAACTCCAGCTTTTTCCGCAACATCAACCCCAACAGCTCCGCTCTGGGTGTAACATACCAGGGCTTCCCCAACCTGTCAG GGGCGTCGTCTCCATCTGCAAACAGAAGGAGTGCAGAGAACCTGGAGAGGAATTCAAGTTCGGAAAAAAGCCAAAGTGAAGGTTCTCCTGCACATCCA GACTGGGAGGAGGAGGTTTTTCCTGGATCTTCCAAAAGCAACACATTAAAGGCCTCGACCAAACTTTTCCTCTTCCATCGGCTGAAAAGCAGAAAGTCTAAAAACAACAAGTCATCTGCTAAAGAAGAGCACGAAGACTCCACAGAAAACACAGATCCTGAGCTGGATGTTCCGGCTTCTCCAAAG ACAGGATCCCGAGACACAATTGGGGAGGACGGCTTTTTCGACCTCCTGTCTCGTTTCCAGGGCAACAGGATGGACGACCAAAGGTGTACACTGGATGGCCACGGCCATTTCCCCaccctcccctccccctcctcatcCTCACCTGTAGCTGAAAGTCAAT CATTTTTGGAACCAGAAACTCCATTACAGGATCCTGGTCATTTCCTGGAGCTACTGGCCAGCTCCCAGGCCCGACGTCTGGACGACCAGCGAGTCAGCCTCAGCCATTTTCCTGGCTTACGTCTCAGCACCTCCAACCCGCCGCTTACACCCTCCACCTCAAGCACAGATCAAGCCCCGTCACAAG ccccCACCTCCAGCACCGATGTGCCTCACACACCCTCCCTGTACGCGTGCCTCGAGGCCAGCACTGAGCAGCCTGAGGGGGACGATGTGTTCTTTGACATGCTGGTGAAGTGCCAG GGTTCCAGACTCAACGACCAAAGATGTGCAGCTCCGTCGTCCACAAAGGGACCCACTGTTCCAGACGAGGACTTCTTCAGCCTCATCCTGCGTTCCCAGTCGAACAGGATGGAGGAGCAGAGAGTCCCGCCTCCGCCTGTTCTGGCCCAGTCCAAACCAGACTGA